The genomic window GGTGCAGCAGATAGGCCTTGTGCTATCATTTAAGTTGTCAAGCAAGTCAAATAAGAGCCAGCGCCCAGCGAACCATAACCTTAACTAAACGCATAACCTGTAGTCATGGCACAATTTGAAAGCATAAAGCTTACTGTCAGGGAAATTGGCAAGTAAAGGCATGTTTCAGACATGCATCAGTCTTACATGCAAACCCACACATTTCCATTCATGCTGCTCAAAACGTCATTTCTGCTGCACTTTCACATATTTATgtgaaacataaaacatatatatatatatatatatatatatatatatatatatatatatatatatatatatatatataaaacttaaataaacttaTATATAAACTTaaagatcattttgtaaaaatccaaatgacattacagatctttattgtgttttccatgcttgttcaataaaccataaacaattaatgaccatgcacctgtggaacggtcattaagacactatcagcttacagatggtaggcaattaaggtcacaattataaaaacttaggacactaagtagacctttctactgactctgaaaaacacctaaagaaagatgcccagggtctgtgctcatctgcgtgaatgtgccttaggcatgctgcatggaggcatgaggactgcaaatgtgccatggccagcaaagagcccggatctcattCCCATTGAGCACgactgggacctgttggatcggagggtgagggatagagccattccccccagaaatgtctgggaacttgcaagtgtcttggtggaagagtgggtttacatctcacagcaagaactggcaaatctggtgcagtccatgaggagaagATTCACTGCAGTACATAATGTAAAAGTAACTGACTGTtactatttaatttttgtttagtttgtgtCTTAGTTGTTGAAGCTTTTtgtacatacaaatatttacacgttcattttgctgaaaataaaagcagttgaaagtgagaggtcttttttgctgagtttatataccaTACAATGCAGAAACAATGAAGATTGAGATCACAAGTTTTGTTTATAGTAACAGTTTTAGAGGTcttatttttgtttggtaattacaTTCCTCTCTGTTtatctcacacagacacacacacacaatttaataaaacaaacaaaaaaaaacatttaacacaaGTTTAACAAGTTCAGTGTGATGAATTACCAGAAACTTGAACTTATAGTATTGTAAAGCCGTGTTCTTGAGGACAGGACAATAGCACCCAACTGTGAATTGGAGGCTGTGTTTGAAAAGTCATAAACCCAAAGTTTGGCAGACACAGAGAAAGGGCAGTGTTTGTGCAGCAGCATTTGTTTAACGCTACAATAATTTTGAAAGGCCTGGACTTTCAAAAGAGCTCACATTCTGTAACAACAGAGGAATGCTTTCAAGTTTGGAAAGCTATTGCTGAACAGTCACGTAGACTATGAACTGACCTCAGCAGTTATTGCTTGTGTAAACTTTGCAGTAGGAGAGTAAAAAGTTGTAGGTCACTGCATTGCTCTGAGGTATAAATTCTTCTTTATGGACTTCAAGTCCATTCAAGGAGAATAAGGCCTGTTGTagcaaatactgtaaataaatatgacaagagcATATGCAAACCTcagtgttaaaaataataaaaatacaattatgagAAGATGACATTAAATACCCTTCATCTGCATGATAACATACTATTTAGACATTGCAATATAACAGCAGTCAGGCATAAGTCTGGTCTCAAAGTCAAAAGTAAATTCATACTGCTGACGAGAAGGATGAAAAACCCCCGCATACTACACTGTTGTAACTGCTGAAAAGTCTTGACCGATCAACACATAATTCAATTTTGGTCAGCGTCATGCAAATGAGGCTACATCCATTAGAATCTGTATTGCCATGGAAACACAAGGCACCTGAGCAATGACATAGGCATATGAACGTGTTGGTGCTTTAAGGGCCAACAGGTATGCCACACTGTGAAGAACTCGACCCAGGAAGAAGGCCAAAAAGTGGATTCGTGCTACTGAATATGAGGGGCCAGTCATGGAATATACAGCCCCTAGAAACAAAAAGGGGAAAATGTTCTCCATATCATTGCGATGCACCctgaaaaaaacacacaaaaacagaaaagtTAGTGCAGTCAAACACACAAAATCCTGTTTATCATCTACActaggaacattatggtcctaataaagtgcctgacgtgttcttctgctgttgtagcccatccacctcaaggttctgctcactacaattgtacagagtggttttctgagttaccgtagacgttTTGTCAGGCTATTTGtcaggccattctccgttgacctctctcttcaacacGGCATTTCCATCAGAAGAACTACtgtttactggatgttttttgtttttggcaccattctgactaAACTCTAGaaattgttgtgcatgaaaatcccaggagatcagtagttacaaaaatactcaaaccaacccgtctggcaccaaaaatcattctgatggttgatgtggacATCAAtggaagctcctgacctgtatctgcatgattttaggcattgcactgctgccacatgataaTCGATTAAATGATCGCATCAATAAGTAGGTGAAAaggtgttactaataaagtgctcagtgagagtatATCAAAGGTGAACTTTTGGTTTATGTTTTGCTGGCTGATATAGTAGTCTTCTTGAACTTATACTGACACTTGttgtgtggatgcagcattataCAAAGCAATATTTGCAGATAGcaataaattatttattctgtGAGAGAATGTGTCTGATAACATGGAGGGTAACAGAGCTAAAATGTGAAGCATTCAGCTGGGCATGTGATCCCTCATGAGGCAACatgctccatgtaaaataaaacagctattGATTATGCCACTGATATAAATGGAGTCTTCGTCTCATGTGAGTACATGATTTAAACATAGTTTTCAAAATATTAGTAATTTATTTTAGGGGTAAAACGTATTAAAATTAGGAGAAAATCACtttgtgcacctttaaaaaagaCTGCAGATAAAGATTCATTTAGAAAAAGATTGTATATAAACAGCATTTAATGGTGTGTAGAGAAAGGAGAACAGTCACATTATTTAACTACTACGAGGTTTTGGAAGTcgcgtgacgccatgcgagggtCAGATgtgtgaacggcaagctctgtgcactttgttagtttttaatatattttgtgtcataaactggtgagatttgatacaccctgttccataactgttctattaagacaatatgtcaaagaattcaaaatcctcgcgctctggagacattaaaagacacttacgcactcaagctgacaccccAGACAGGGACGCAGgccagggactcagtttggacagTGCGGCGggagagattcagcgtcaactaTCGAGCATGTCAGTGATGCTGGTGAAGGTCGTTGTTACAAGAGTGACAGACGtcaagaaacggatcgattatctggagtcatcggagatgAATAGACTTGGAAtgtgtttgggaaaagttggaagatctTGAGAATCATGACTGGTGAAACaacgtccaaattgttggaattcctgagaacgaagaaggcagagatatgatgaaattcctagacgagctctttccgagtctgctcgacataacaagccataagctggaaatcgagcaagctcacagagttccggcttgGAGGCCtgcagagggagacaggcccgatcaattctggccaaatttctgagatcatccaataaagatcttgtgttacgtgaggcgaggagtaaaggaaggctttcttggaagaaccgcaacattttctttttcccagacctttcaaattcgacaagagagaaatgtgatcgattcaaggaatgcaagaaattcTTACATCAgcagaaggtcgcttttgcactgatgttcccgacCAAATTAAGAATAGATGAtaaggatggctgtaaaacatttacatgtctgcagcaagcaatgtccttcaaaAGGTCAATGGACTAAGTCATTGCGTGTGTAGTGAGCTGGAAATTATATCCAAAGAAGAAAATACCCcccttttaattacatttttgtattgtttattactgTTTCAAAGTAATAAAGTTCAGTtgttcaattaaaacatttatgatgTATTAAGAGAGGTGTGGGTTGAATTAAGAGGtttgaatttaaattattatagcCTCCTGTAGAGAGTATAAGATGTGCTGCATGATCTGGCCAGATTCAATTAAACGCTGCCAGAGCTTGCACCCACTTATTGTTTCATggtatttctctctctttctacatTTCACAATCCAACTTTAAATTATCCACTCAAGCCACCCTTGCCTGAGGTGGGTAACACGTGACgcagccgagtggacctgactcactgaataTTCACTTGATAGTCCAAGGAAACTGagcctttttatttcttttgtgtTGATTCCGCaaagcggctggagtttgttttatggagaAACACGTTTtcggacagtttgtggatgaatctgcatgttcatTGTGTTTGTGCCTCCTACTGTatgtagtttgttttgtggaatatttcttgcaaatcatTAGAGTAATTAgggcatttgttgcactcatgtaacgGCAGAacggccggctcactgaacattcgtttgactgctcACATTTATTTAACATTGGATTTGACGAAAATTATTGGCAGATCTCCTTGTCACTAATTTCCCGTGAAAAAACACAGTTTGGATTACACCGTAATTGTaacacttccgttcggtttgtttggggccccggctacgtttcaacgtctcatggatcggatcctcagaccgcataaagcttacgccgctgcctatttagatgacatcatcatttatagtaatgattggcagtagcacatgcagcatctgagggtggTTCTGAGATCGCTGCGAGGAGCAGGACTCTTAGCAAACCCAAGGAAGTGCACGATTGgtcgggtggaggtacggtatctggagTTTCTCTTGGGTCACGGTCAGgtgtgtccccaaattgataagacggCGGCGGTTGCGACCTCTCCGAGGCCCAACACCAAAAAGTGGGTGAGACATTTCCTGGgactggctggctattatagaagattCGTACCCatttattcggatgtcaccagcccgctgactgatctcactaaaaagggagctccagacccggtccagtggacggagcagtgTCAGCAGGCATTCACACaagttaaagctgcactttgcggggggccgcttttacattcacccgatttctctctcccttttgtgttacagacggacgcttcagataGGGGGCTGGGGGCcatgctctcgcaggtggtggaggaggagcacccggtgctgtacattagccgcaaGCTCTcattgagggagactaagtacaacACTGTAGAGaaggaatgtctggccatcaagtgggcggtcctcactctccgTTACTACATGTTGGGGAGGGCCTTCACCCTCTTTTCGTATCATGCCCCACTacagtggcttcaccgcatgaaagACACCAACGCCTGGAttacccgttggtacctggctcttcAGCCACTTAAGTTCAAGGTAGTCCACAGACTGGGAGCGCAGATGGCAGCCGCTGatttcctttccagaaatgggggggagtggtaggaaGTCCGGATgtctccccggcctgagtcgggcggtggggatatgtggcagcgggggcgttgtCAAGTGTCCgcctggagagagaaagagcggtaagggcgcttacacctgagctaaattatgcctaacacctgtttctgattacagtgaacacggggagagcggcataaaagagcgtCATAGCAAGCAGATCGAGAGAGTCTGGATCAGAGAGAGTTCTGTGAACACGAGACATTATTTTGTGAAGCTGAAACCGTATGTGTTATAGTGAAGCTGTCATCTAGTGTGAAAGTGCAAATAAAAGACGTCTCACTTGAGTTAAAGGAACCTTTTGTCCACTGTCATTCGTGGAGTCTTTACAATATGAAataatgtttcttcaagaaacacatctttccctgcaggaagctgaacattttgggaaaatatggggtggacatgttttctttaatgctggctcaagtaagagcagggtagtcattatattgataagtaaacatctacaattcaaatatctcacacagattaatgataaattatgaagaatcattattgttttagcagaaattcaggggcaaaggttgattttagcTAATATTCATGCAcataacgctgatgatcagggctttatataactttttttacagctttttgtcacaagctgctggcacccctcatgatataatattgggagtaGACTTAaatcttttgatggattcagtcctttaTCATTGTGAAGCAAAATTGTGaaagccccctagagcaaaaCTGAgccttcacaggatgtgtaaaaatcttggtgttacagatatttggagatttTTGAACCCATCTAGTAGGGactatattttttttcatcagtccataagatttattctagaatagattttttttatatctaagtccctcatttcctCTTTTGTTGATTGcccaattggaaacattttagactCAGATCACGCccggtgagtttagagatgttgccacatatggagaaaaataaatcatatagttggtgctttcatgtatcccttttgcaaaatcctgaattgcaacaaatgttaaaggctgaaatcaatgtctattgGAGTCCAGCTggacctcagtatcctctgtgggcgttgcttgggaggcacttaaggtggttcttaggggtcggctcatacagtatgcatcattcaccaaaaaatccaaagcacgagaactcgtggagttggaagggaatattaaaagtgccaaggcagagctgaagtgccgacgTCATCTGaaggcctcagagaattgacacgattgaaatatagatataatacaattttgtggtggtgggaggtgtggcgcatatgcttttgctttacgcagatgatattttataattcgtctctgaccccattatacctatgccttgcctccacagaattattaattatttttcaaagTTCTCAgtatacagagtcaattggtctaaatccggagctttgtctctgacagcgtacAGCCCAGTAACTGCTTTCCAGCCGGgcacctttcagtggcccaaacagggcattaagtatttgggcattttattcccagcaaatttgtctgatttagtttaattttgatgccttaataaaaaagttttcctGCGaggtggacaggtgggcttcattacatttatctgtgattgggaaggttaatgttattaaaatgaattgtattccaaaatttaactacctgttacaatctctctcTGTAGATATAtctccctctcttatttcaagcaatttgatagcatagcgaagtccttcatttggaatggtaaacgtcccagattacatttcaataagttacatgagccgattgacaaaggtgggctagccaagattttattttattattatgcattctgtctcagacatttggctcattggttgcttccacctgagagagcccctccttggttttgtattgaacaggaagttcttgcccctttgccactgcaaagcctttctatcaaactaatctgagaagtAAAGTTATaccccgttatcttgcatttacacacagtatggacaaaagtgtccagagtgtttaattcggacatttatttaaatatagcctcaagcatatggctgaaccctaaattatgaattaataaatccactttctgctggtcagagtggttTGTGAAGGGGGTTACTATACTCTGTggcctgtatgagagtggagtgttgtgatcctttgaaaatttggttcagaattttgggattcccagatctcggTTCTatatgtatttacagctgtgccacctgtatttgttttttttttttttttgcgagtaGCACACCCCCCTAAAACaacagatactctgggagaggtgattactgcttttggaaaaggtcatgaggcattagtgtgttactccctgctaatacagagtctggggaatGGAGCTTCAACTTCACTCAAGAGATGTTAcatattttttgaaaaaaaaaaaaaaaaaaaaaatgcgaaTTGGGAACTACCAGGTTTTGAACACTAAtgaataatgacataaattgGTGAATGTATCACAAATAAACTATTTCTTTCCCTGCCATACTTTTAAGAGCATTTGGGAAGATATAGATAAGAAATAAACTATGTAATCTGGCCGCAATGCATGACTATGCTTGTTTACAATCCAATAATTTTCCCATTGCAAGTTTAAACCACATCCCTTACCATTACCACCTTCTTCTCTGAGTTTtttccataaatgtaaatggagaaCGAGGCTTTCATTCGGCATAACATgctgttttgtgttcctcagaagaaagtcatacatgtttggaacaacatgaggataagtaaattatgacagaatttttgttttgggtgaactctcccttaaaTATTATTCccagaaattttttttatttgattttatagcTTTTTCAAGCATTATACAT from Xyrauchen texanus isolate HMW12.3.18 chromosome 3, RBS_HiC_50CHRs, whole genome shotgun sequence includes these protein-coding regions:
- the LOC127620579 gene encoding prostaglandin E synthase-like, with product MLGNDVLMCFIFYSTLLILKMYIIAIITGQVRLRKKAFANPEDAVRHGGVQFCRNDPYVERCMRVHRNDMENIFPFLFLGAVYSMTGPSYSVARIHFLAFFLGRVLHSVAYLLALKAPTRSYAYVIAQVPCVSMAIQILMDVASFA